GCAATGCTATATGATGGTTCACTTTTTGTCACTTTTGCATCTCACAAGTTAAACATGTAATACATCAGTTATCAGGGCTGATAATTATTGGTGAGGAAAACAAGTGCTTTAAGAGGGTTTGAGTCACATGCCTATTTTCCTCCCAGGTTCACGCCCtcatcttattttaaaatttttatcatttttatattttattggggaatgaacatTGGGGCCATGTGCATGCATAATACTGCTAAGCAGCATTCTTGGTCCAATTttctactattattactatttatttcattttacatagagacagggagacataaagtgtatgagaccacagcactgtagcATCCCCCAGTTTGACTGAAGctaggctcaaactggggtcaccaacatagcaaaacagctcactatccaagttagCTGTTTTTCTGgaccttttatattattttaaaaatcgttttattagggaaatgatgATTAATAGGACAATTTCTGTCTCATGAgaacaatttcattttttaaataattttatgtatttattatttattgcatagagacagagagaaactgagagggaagggactatGGACAggtagagagtcagagagacacctgcagtgctgcttcaccacttgagaagctttcccctgcaggtggggatacaatttcttatctccccatgactatctgcataccactcccaccaccaatttaagtcctcctctgtcatctatTTTCTAATCatgatttaaaatatacatatatatacacttatATTTAATACAGTTTAAATCAGCATTCCTGGTTCATTTCAGCTCTTTTACTACCAAACCTGGGGGCAGGGACTGCTTCagtttctctgccttctctttgtCTATGATGACCATTGTATAAAGGTACCTGCTGCACCGGACTTTAAACTTCTCATTATCCCTGTTTTTCTTAGTCTTGACAGACTTTGCGTCCTTGCACCTCACCTTCAGTAGGAAATCCTTGATCTTCTCTTTGTGGGGCATGGTGACCAGGTATGTAGGACTGGGGCGGCCGGCActtacagacagagagacactctcaGAGAGCGATGAGGAGGAACAAGGATGGAGGAAGAGGATCtattcatgatttttaaaatttattcttgaTTTTTACTTTTGATTATCTTCTATTTtctattcttgatttttttttttttccttgagacagggagaggtagagaggaaaggcACTATGACATTGCTCCATCAGTCATCTAAGGAATTCCCCCAGTGCCATCAGTGATGCTCCCTTGTGGTGTTGGCGTTTGGATCTATTAGCATGATAAGGGACagactctctttttatttatttattgtttattgccaccaggaatatcactagggcttggtgcctgcatgatgaatccactgatcccagtggctattttttctattatattttattttataagacagagagaaattgagagagaagagatggggTTTGGGTGGGCGGTAGTGCgtcgggttaagcatacatggaacaaagtgcaaggaccactgtaggatcccggtttgagcccccagctccccacctgcaaggggtttgcttcgcaagcggtgaagcaggtctgcaggtgtctatctttctctctccctctgtctccccctcctctcccgatttctctctatcctatccaacaacaacaactgtaagaacaataacaaccacaacaagggcaacaaaaatgggaaaaatagcctccagaagcagtggattcatagtgctggcactgagcctcagtgataagcctggaggaaaaaatagaataaaataataaaaaaaggagaagagatagggaaggagaaagacagagagagacacttgcggtacttgctttaccagttgtgaaacatccccctacaaatggggaaTGGAGCTCAAACCTTGAAcatagtgatgtgtgcactcaaccaggtgcaccaccatccaccccCCGGGGCACAGACTCTGGATGAGTTTCTCCCAGccccttttattttcttgaggactctccatactgttttccctaATGGCTGCACCAGAACACTGACATTATACTTCACTTGTATTTTTAACCTTAACTGTTGGCTGACTAATCAATGTATGTATCTGATTGGTGATTTGGGGCATCTGTTTGTCCACTTCCATCTGTTTCACTATCTAGAAGGTCAGTccttgcaaaagctgaataaggcaagagattggcatactttaatgatgactctttagtcactatcaggccaccccatctaatcggggagccctgagattcccaaacagacatgatgggcctagacctcgaataaatccctctctccattgttatcagtcatctatatcaggaacaacaaaagagacccctttgtgggcccccaaagggccttgtcctcaacttggattaacaacggtagagaatgtcccatcctctgaagggaggctggacaacatactctatgctacacctgaggaagatgggtcctgatattggggcagcttggaatgttcctactgatgaccacaggatGTAAGGTTGGATCTACagcgatgcagaggtcacataagctcctaagctgattatgggccctagatcacatcaaatcaatggggtttacagtcaacagtatttatacacctttcccatatttgggagctactctcttccctgatccagctttctaaagGTCCTTCTgctaaccatgacatcatctccccagacaataacttggatccacctgcatatcagatttcaggcttgggtgggggtgggggggggcgaagaaaaactagtatagccacaggcccctttgggatataactaaaatatgcctactagctatctacagaatggagaccccccaactcttcatctgcactactccagcctttaggttcatgattagtcaacaacttgtttggctttatatgttaactctcttttcagccaccagtttccagatgctaccatgatgccaaccagaattccttagacagacaaccccagcaatgtgtcctggagctctacttccccagatcccttccccactaggaaaagaaagagacaggctgggagtatggatcaacctgtcaatgcccatgttcagtggggaagccagaccttccaccttctgcatcccacaaggaccttgggtccatactcccagagggttaaagaataggaaagctatcaggagaggggatgggatacagagttctggtagtgggaattgtgtggtgttgtacccctgttatcctatggttttgtcagtgattcctttttataaataaataatattaaaataaaaggtcAGTCCTATGGTAGCACAGATGGATGTTCACATGTAGCCCTGAGTCCCTGTTTTAGTCTTCATAAGGTGCTGAATGACACTAAACTAGGTTTGCTTTCTCCACTAGTCAGCCCACAGTCTAGTGGAGAGATATGCTAAGCTTCAGTTCACAGAGAAACCTAAAAGTGCAATGTGATAACTTTGTGGGGGACCAAGAGGCCCCACAGTAGGTCACTTAACCTCACCAGGGAGGTGAGACAAACTGAAGTGACACTTGAACAGAGTTTGAAAATTAAGCAGCAAATACCACCAAAGGGATCTTCATTGGCCTTAAACTCGAGTACACGTGAGAAGTTGCCGTAGTTGACTTGCCACCGTGATATGAAGACTGATGCTACCAGGGGCTACTAACTCTTATCTGAGATGGAGACTAAGCTGAAAGATCATGCCCTGCTATGTCCCATGACCGAGCAGCTCATCAAAGCAAAGATGAAGTACATTTCAGCTTTGGGTACATTTCAGCCACAAGAACCAGTACTCTCCTGCTTTGCTTTCGTCTCTTTTCAGCTAGAGAATGACATGGTTGGGGACAGCAGGAGAGGATGGAGGTAACCTCCATCTGGGCATGTCTATCTGGTATGTTAGgacaggggaggagagggcatTCCTGTTTCCACTGCTTCTGCTAAACAGAAAGGGCACCAGAGGTGAACAGGAGGGAAGTCATGTGTCTCGCCCTGCCTTATTTTGAGGGAACACTTATTTTGAGGTTGACTATCTAATCTAGTTAGGATAAACTATGCAAATTTACCCTTCTCTATGCTGAAAAAATTGCTGTGTGGGTGCTGTTGTCTCTCGGTTTCCTGGTAAAATTCTTTGGAAGCTTGCCTCCATTCTTTGCTGAtttggaaggagagggaagagaacagGTCACAATGCCCTGGGAGCAGGGAAGTGGGGGCATGTCAGGCACAGAGGTCAACTTCAGCTCCAGGGAGAAGTGCCTGTGGCCTGGCCCAGGGCAAAGACACGGTCATGTATTTCCTCCTACTTTTGATGAGTGCTTCTGCTGAGTACCGTCCAACCCCTGCCTCCCCATCAGCTATCTAAGGTCAAAGAGAATGAACTAGCCTCTCCTACAGCTGAAGAGGGGTGGTGAGTGGGCCCTGCCTACTATGATGAATCTTTTTATTGTCATTAACCCATGATTAATCTGATGCAGTACATTTACTTGCCGACTTATACTGCTGCAGACACAGGTGATGACTGTATCTGTGTGCCAACACTTCCTGCAATGATGTGACGCAGCCTTAACATCTCAATGGCTTAAACATGATTTGATGACAAGTgggttttgttgctgtttttgttgttgtttcttgctTCAACCTCAGATTCACTGTGTGGTTGGTTGGTGGGGGTCCTGCCTGACTTGAGGTTCATTGGCTGTGGGAAGCTACAGTATCTGGGCACATGCTTCTGGGTTCCCCACAACTGAAAAGTCCTGCATTTATAGCCAGGACTTACTTTCTATTGGCCAGGTTTAGAGATGCCTCACTCAACTCTCCCTTCAAATGAGAACCCGTTGTGTTCACTGACAGACATTGACAGACAGCCCTTAGCctctggccctttggaatatgctgCAGTGTTCAAGCCAAGGTCAGGATCTCTCAGGCAGCTCACAGCCCAGACCACCTTCTAGGCAACCTGCATGTGAAGTTCCCCTTGGCTTTGgccaatgctttcttcctcctcaATCATCCATATACAATTCTTCCTATTTCCCCCGGTGGGTGTCAGACCGGCAATGTAGCCTGAACACTTTACCTTCCTGGGGCCGCAGATGGCTCCctcagtagaatgcacatgttctCATGggttaggacctgggttcaagtccccaggctgCACCTGtaaagaagaagcttcacaagcagtggagtgttgtatgctttacattgagttctagttctcccccaccgagagaattagatcagtccagttactttcgtgggcctgcttggccccgccccaaagaaacccgccagagtttcagagttcgagagtaagagagggttcctgagttccagaggaagagagagtgcttgtgctgccgcaaagagacagcagagttctgtttggtgattagtttgtcttagtttatgaatcgttgttcctgaataaagaaatacagcttccctgcccagccttgtctccgcatctctgttacccgcccgtgaagttagcccggccagctagagactccgaatttttaacaacaaatggcgcccacgtggacctgacctgcgcatctctcagataagtaaagacaatttggctacctatgcactatggccttctcttctgcttgtgaagagatctccaaaggcctctgctctttcttcacgagactgttttgctgtttctggaacatttatctctggaccactctggtttccactcgcttgggcgaactcagaacagccagcgggaatagccagtgggcgggaggcaaggcgcggagctgctgtttccacctggttaaacagccagccagccagctgcacccaaacaaccccgcgcaccgtgcccacagccctgcagccccgcagccgcaagagcccgacgccagcacgcaagagcccaatgcctccacgcaggagcccgatgccaccacacaagagcccaatgccaacacgctagagcccgatgccaacacgctggagcccgatgccaacacgctggagcccgaggccaacacgctggagcccgaggccaacacgcaagagcccgaggccagcccacaggagccggctctccaccgcgtggcgcagggcactggacgcgtgatccctccacgctgctcagccactgcgaacagggcagcagatatggcagggccatggggcagggccgcggcggcctatcatggccgccacccctgggcacctgggcccacaccttctacaagcctggcctgcctgccctcttgctatgaattctggaacgatcccgggcttcccggacccccgggctccctgccgaaactgggcacacgaaatctccagctgctggtccggtctgaagacagacaagctggagtacgcagagatttgtacagagattacaacctgcaattcctagaagtgaagctgcacgggaagccacctccggatggtgaaacccccccccccccaacaactaagacagtgcagatttaaatttgtgtttaaaatgacatgtcttcgtaacaaaggtttctctccttgtgcattaatgaccatgtttatgtgtatgtttaaagtttggtaaacaataactttaaggctaaattcttactagtcaaagttaaataaaaaaggttttcaacgtaattctcataaagataaaattaacttacatttaaagtctgaagtaaaaattagttaacaatcaatatattttaactaagttggtctaaacaaaaggttaaatagacttgttgatatgtaaaactctccattaccttctctattagaaatggtagatcgcacaatggctatgctaattattctcatg
This portion of the Erinaceus europaeus chromosome 7, mEriEur2.1, whole genome shotgun sequence genome encodes:
- the LOC103122424 gene encoding large ribosomal subunit protein eL38-like; translated protein: MPHKEKIKDFLLKVRCKDAKSVKTKKNRDNEKFKVRCSRYLYTMVIIDKEKAEKLKQSLPPGLVVKELK